A genomic window from Streptomyces sp. NBC_00234 includes:
- a CDS encoding rodlin produces the protein MKKMMAGAAVAVSLVGLSAAAAPSAMAIGNDGGTTSVNGNGASQAFGNAVTEGDWSPQTQLVQGTLNKACIGLPAKVNAGSLVGVLVPVAVQDINVLHSPQNQQCAENSTQAKGDEALSHILDDIPVLSGNGVGNN, from the coding sequence ATGAAGAAGATGATGGCCGGCGCGGCAGTAGCCGTGTCCCTGGTCGGTCTGTCCGCCGCTGCGGCCCCCTCGGCCATGGCGATCGGCAACGACGGGGGCACCACGTCGGTCAACGGCAACGGCGCCTCCCAGGCGTTCGGCAACGCCGTCACCGAAGGTGACTGGAGCCCGCAGACCCAGCTGGTCCAGGGCACCCTGAACAAGGCGTGCATCGGTCTGCCGGCCAAGGTCAACGCCGGTTCGCTCGTCGGCGTGCTCGTGCCCGTCGCCGTTCAGGACATCAACGTCCTGCACTCGCCGCAGAACCAGCAGTGCGCCGAGAACTCCACCCAGGCCAAGGGCGACGAGGCTCTGTCGCACATCCTGGACGACATCCCGGTGCTCTCGGGCAACGGCGTCGGCAACAACTGA
- a CDS encoding chaplin has translation MIVMAAASGILSAAGGYAHADSSADGAAIGSPGVGSGNAVQAPVHIPVNLCGNTVDVIALLNPAFGNTCANVDSGKGKGKGNGAHQSGASAEGAATHSPGVLSGNLIQAPVQVPVNACGNTVDVVGALNPAGGNTCANVSGPDHKPPTEPPTEEPPTGKPPVKEPPAHQPPQEPPANEPPAYAPPAEQTPVDHGPHRAGSQLAQTGSAGVGLAAGASAVLMLGGAVLLRRTRGSQG, from the coding sequence ATGATCGTCATGGCGGCGGCTTCGGGCATTCTCTCCGCGGCCGGCGGTTATGCACACGCCGACTCCTCTGCTGATGGCGCGGCCATCGGTTCGCCGGGCGTCGGTTCGGGCAACGCCGTACAGGCGCCCGTGCACATCCCGGTCAACCTCTGTGGCAACACCGTCGACGTGATCGCGCTCCTGAACCCCGCGTTCGGCAACACGTGCGCGAACGTCGACTCCGGCAAGGGCAAGGGCAAGGGCAACGGCGCACACCAGAGCGGCGCTTCGGCCGAGGGTGCGGCCACCCACTCCCCCGGCGTGCTGTCGGGCAACCTGATCCAGGCCCCCGTGCAGGTGCCGGTCAACGCCTGCGGCAACACGGTCGACGTCGTCGGCGCGCTGAACCCCGCCGGGGGCAACACCTGCGCCAACGTCAGCGGCCCGGACCACAAGCCGCCGACGGAGCCGCCCACCGAGGAGCCGCCCACCGGCAAGCCGCCGGTGAAGGAGCCCCCGGCCCACCAGCCGCCGCAGGAGCCGCCGGCCAACGAGCCCCCGGCCTACGCGCCGCCGGCCGAGCAGACCCCCGTCGACCACGGTCCGCACCGTGCCGGTTCGCAGCTCGCCCAGACCGGCTCGGCCGGTGTCGGCCTGGCAGCCGGCGCGAGCGCCGTGCTGATGCTCGGCGGCGCGGTGCTGCTGCGCCGCACCCGCGGCTCGCAGGGCTGA
- a CDS encoding dipeptide/oligopeptide/nickel ABC transporter permease/ATP-binding protein — MFATGRLATQLSRPGIAFRALPVTSRIALGVLVVVVLGAVLAPLLTQDPLTTGTPVQPPGSEHWFGTDRAGRDVFARVVHGSRYSLVIGLGATAVALAAGALLGSLAATSRKLGDESVMRTLDIVMSFPPIALAAVLVAVFGTSVPVIIFTIAFVYTPSLARVVRANVLSQYGEDYVAAEKVIGARRGYIVLRHVAVNCMAPVMVFATVMVAEAIIFEASLSFIGAGVQDPDPSWGSVLAYGRQILLAGGWWATFFPGLALLITVLALNILSEGLTDASAAPRSARAAVDTTGTTAPDPVEAASTVDIDAALAKLAHHIHTTAPALTPVPEDAAELLVVRDLAIRFPDRYGDIPVVDSLNFTVHEGETLGLVGESGCGKSITSLAVMGLLARNAEVSGEILYRGRNLLTLPPKERRALMGPEIAMVYQDALSSLNPSVLVGTQLKQLTSRGGTKTPAELLDLVGLSPERTLRSYPHELSGGQRQRVLIAMALSRNPRLLIADEPTTALDVTVQAQVVELLIRLRDELGFAMVLVSHDLALVGDLSHRVAVMYAGRLAEVGGTRSVLTDPAHHYSRGLLGSVVSLEAGAQRLHQIRGVVPAPQGFGTGCRFASRCGAATDLCRRTTPELTDRGAAQDHGFACHHPAGAPAQLEGSAL; from the coding sequence ATGTTCGCCACGGGCCGTCTGGCCACCCAGCTCTCCCGACCCGGCATCGCCTTCCGCGCCCTCCCGGTCACCTCCCGCATCGCCCTCGGCGTCCTGGTCGTCGTCGTACTCGGCGCCGTCCTCGCCCCCCTGCTCACCCAGGACCCGCTGACCACCGGCACCCCCGTCCAGCCCCCGGGCAGCGAGCACTGGTTCGGCACCGACCGGGCCGGCCGCGACGTCTTCGCCCGCGTCGTCCACGGCTCCCGCTACTCGCTGGTCATCGGCCTCGGCGCGACCGCCGTGGCCCTGGCCGCCGGCGCCCTCCTCGGCTCGCTCGCCGCCACCTCGCGCAAGCTCGGCGACGAGTCCGTCATGCGCACCCTCGACATCGTGATGTCGTTCCCGCCGATCGCCCTGGCGGCCGTCCTCGTCGCGGTCTTCGGCACCAGCGTCCCGGTGATCATCTTCACCATCGCCTTCGTCTACACACCGTCGCTCGCCCGCGTCGTACGCGCCAACGTCCTCTCCCAGTACGGCGAGGACTACGTCGCCGCCGAGAAGGTCATCGGCGCCCGGCGCGGCTACATCGTGCTCCGCCACGTCGCCGTCAACTGCATGGCCCCGGTCATGGTGTTCGCCACCGTCATGGTCGCCGAGGCGATCATCTTCGAAGCCAGCCTCTCCTTCATCGGCGCCGGAGTGCAGGACCCCGACCCCAGCTGGGGCAGCGTCCTCGCCTACGGCCGCCAGATCCTCCTCGCGGGCGGCTGGTGGGCCACCTTCTTCCCCGGCCTGGCCCTCCTGATCACGGTCCTCGCCCTCAACATCCTCTCCGAGGGCCTCACCGACGCCTCCGCCGCGCCCAGGAGCGCCCGCGCCGCCGTCGACACCACCGGGACCACGGCACCGGACCCCGTCGAGGCCGCATCCACCGTGGACATCGACGCCGCCCTCGCCAAGCTCGCCCACCACATCCACACCACCGCGCCCGCCCTCACGCCGGTCCCCGAGGACGCCGCCGAACTCCTTGTCGTACGCGACCTGGCGATCCGCTTCCCCGACCGCTACGGCGACATCCCCGTCGTCGACTCCCTGAACTTCACCGTCCACGAGGGCGAAACCCTCGGCCTGGTCGGCGAGTCCGGCTGCGGCAAGTCCATCACCAGCCTCGCCGTCATGGGCCTCCTCGCCCGCAACGCCGAGGTCAGCGGCGAAATCCTCTACCGGGGCCGGAACCTCCTCACGCTCCCCCCGAAGGAACGCCGCGCCTTGATGGGCCCCGAGATCGCGATGGTCTACCAGGACGCGCTCTCCTCCCTCAACCCCTCCGTCCTCGTCGGGACCCAGCTCAAGCAGCTGACCTCGCGCGGCGGTACGAAGACCCCGGCCGAACTCCTCGACCTCGTCGGCCTCTCGCCCGAACGCACCCTGCGCAGCTACCCGCACGAGCTCTCCGGCGGCCAGCGCCAGCGCGTCCTCATCGCGATGGCACTCTCCCGCAACCCCCGGCTGCTGATCGCCGACGAACCGACCACCGCCCTCGACGTCACCGTCCAGGCCCAGGTCGTCGAGCTCCTCATCCGGCTCCGCGACGAGCTCGGCTTCGCCATGGTGCTGGTCAGCCACGACCTCGCCCTGGTCGGCGACCTCTCGCACCGCGTCGCCGTGATGTACGCGGGCCGCCTCGCCGAGGTCGGCGGCACCCGCTCCGTCCTCACCGACCCCGCCCACCACTACAGCCGGGGCCTCCTCGGCTCCGTCGTCTCCCTGGAGGCGGGCGCCCAGCGGCTCCACCAGATCCGCGGAGTCGTCCCGGCGCCCCAGGGCTTCGGAACGGGCTGCCGCTTCGCCTCGCGGTGCGGCGCCGCGACCGACCTGTGCCGCCGTACGACACCGGAACTCACCGACCGCGGCGCCGCCCAGGACCACGGCTTCGCCTGCCACCACCCGGCCGGGGCCCCCGCACAGCTCGAAGGGAGCGCCCTGTGA
- the rsgA gene encoding ribosome small subunit-dependent GTPase A, with amino-acid sequence MSFSFLPVPTSSHALSPYGWDEDWAAAFAPYAEQGLLPGRVVRVDRGQCDLVTPNGPMRADTAFVVPRDPMRVVCTGDWVAVDPDGDPQFVRTLLPRRTAFVRSTSTQRSEGQVLATNIDHIVICVSLAVELDLGRLERFLALAMSSSSGDALLGDGHTGAGADPQPIVLLTKADLVPDVATLSYLVQDIEAIAPGVQVLPVSSSTGEGIDVFRALVSGGTSVLLGISGAGKSTLANTLLGEEVMDVKAARDVDGKGRHTTTTRNLLVLPEGGVLIDTPGLRGVGLWDAEAGVGQVFSEIEELAQRCRFHDCAHEAEPGCEVLGAIEDGTLAVRRLDSYRKLLRENHRIAAKTDARLRSETMREWKRRGAEGRAAVDFKRGRMR; translated from the coding sequence TTGTCTTTCTCCTTTCTTCCGGTTCCGACCTCGTCGCACGCGCTGTCTCCGTACGGCTGGGACGAGGACTGGGCCGCCGCGTTCGCCCCGTACGCCGAGCAGGGTCTCCTGCCCGGACGTGTGGTGCGGGTGGACCGCGGTCAGTGCGACCTCGTCACCCCGAACGGCCCGATGCGGGCGGACACCGCGTTCGTGGTGCCCCGCGACCCGATGCGGGTCGTCTGCACCGGGGACTGGGTGGCCGTCGACCCCGACGGTGATCCGCAGTTCGTACGGACGCTGCTGCCGCGTCGGACGGCCTTCGTCCGCTCGACGTCGACCCAGCGTTCCGAGGGTCAGGTGCTGGCCACCAACATCGACCACATCGTCATCTGTGTCTCGCTCGCGGTCGAACTCGACCTCGGGCGCCTGGAGCGCTTCCTCGCGCTCGCCATGTCCAGCTCCAGCGGTGACGCGCTCCTCGGGGACGGACACACCGGCGCGGGGGCCGATCCCCAGCCGATCGTGCTGCTGACGAAGGCCGATCTCGTGCCGGACGTCGCCACGCTGTCCTATCTCGTCCAGGACATCGAGGCGATCGCGCCCGGCGTGCAGGTGCTGCCCGTCAGCTCCTCCACCGGTGAGGGCATCGACGTGTTCCGCGCCCTCGTCTCGGGCGGCACGAGTGTGCTGCTCGGTATCTCCGGCGCCGGCAAGTCCACCCTGGCCAACACTCTCCTCGGCGAGGAGGTGATGGACGTCAAGGCCGCCCGTGACGTCGACGGCAAGGGCCGGCACACCACCACGACCCGTAACCTCCTCGTCCTGCCGGAGGGGGGCGTCCTCATCGACACCCCCGGTCTGCGCGGGGTCGGGCTCTGGGACGCGGAGGCCGGTGTCGGCCAGGTCTTCTCCGAGATCGAGGAACTGGCGCAGCGGTGCCGCTTCCACGACTGCGCCCACGAGGCCGAGCCCGGCTGCGAGGTCCTCGGCGCGATCGAGGACGGCACGCTCGCCGTACGGCGCCTCGACAGCTACCGCAAGCTGCTCCGGGAGAACCACCGGATCGCGGCCAAGACCGACGCCCGGCTGCGCTCGGAGACCATGCGCGAATGGAAGCGCAGGGGCGCCGAGGGGCGCGCGGCCGTGGACTTCAAGCGGGGCCGGATGCGGTAG
- a CDS encoding rodlin, producing the protein MIKKVLATGAVAASVLGLSATQAMAIGDDGGTTSINGNGASQAFGNAETHGDWSPQFGLVQGSLNKPCVGLPLKGNVGSLVGLVPISVQDVNVLSSPQNQQCTENSTQAKGDEPLSHILDGIPVLSGNGANNS; encoded by the coding sequence GTGATCAAGAAGGTTCTGGCAACGGGCGCCGTCGCCGCCTCCGTCCTCGGTCTCTCGGCTACGCAGGCCATGGCGATCGGTGACGACGGAGGAACGACCTCGATCAACGGCAACGGCGCCTCGCAGGCGTTCGGCAACGCCGAGACGCACGGCGACTGGAGCCCCCAGTTCGGTCTGGTCCAGGGCTCGCTCAACAAGCCGTGTGTCGGTCTGCCGCTGAAGGGCAACGTCGGCTCCCTCGTCGGCCTGGTGCCGATCTCGGTCCAGGACGTCAACGTCCTGTCCTCGCCGCAGAACCAGCAGTGCACCGAGAACTCCACCCAGGCGAAGGGCGACGAGCCGCTGTCGCACATCCTGGACGGCATCCCGGTCCTCTCCGGGAACGGCGCGAACAACAGCTGA
- a CDS encoding chaplin → MKYTKVAAVAAGTLMAMGAAAPAMADSGAEAIAAHSPGVLSGNVVQVPVHIPVNVCGNTVNVIGLLNPAFGNTCVNS, encoded by the coding sequence GTGAAGTACACCAAGGTTGCCGCCGTCGCCGCCGGAACCCTCATGGCGATGGGCGCCGCTGCGCCGGCCATGGCCGACTCGGGTGCCGAGGCCATCGCCGCGCACTCCCCGGGCGTGCTCTCCGGCAACGTCGTGCAGGTTCCGGTCCACATCCCGGTCAACGTCTGCGGCAACACCGTGAACGTCATCGGTCTGCTGAACCCGGCCTTCGGCAACACCTGCGTCAACAGCTGA
- a CDS encoding ABC transporter substrate-binding protein — protein sequence MPELRSAGVERRTFLRYTSALGAAAALTASLSACGGPTSSADGAAGKGDGNGTIEAGLSYPLSTGFDPMITSGATPYAANMHIFEGLVDLDPATLVARPALATEMPKKINATTYRATLRDGATFHDGSPVTADDVVFSFERILDEKNASLMAQFVPFVDTVTAVDKTTVEFKLTYAFALFPSRIAVVRIVPRKIVEADVKGFDAKPVGSGPYRFVEATREDKIVFEKYDKYNGPHPAKAEKMIWRLMSDQSARVSAMESGRVQAIEDVPYIDVKRLSATTRTESVQSFGLLFLMFNTADKRFADKRVRQALHYALDTEKIISTAMVGNAAAATGYVPETHPDYHEAATVYTHDVAKARELLAEAGVGKLSFTVLTTDTGWVKDIAPLLKESWAAAGIEVTLDIAQSPAQWAKVDKGDFEVIVAPGDPSVFGNDVDLLMRWFYYGFWPEKRYGWAGSAGYKQVRQTLDKAARAADEPTRKKLWGEVTDLVAEEAALYPILHRKLPTAWNEKALPGFKPLPTTGLSFVDVGRA from the coding sequence GTGCCCGAGCTGAGGTCAGCCGGCGTCGAGCGCCGCACCTTCCTGCGATACACCAGTGCCCTTGGCGCGGCAGCCGCCCTGACGGCAAGCCTCTCCGCCTGCGGCGGGCCGACCTCGAGCGCCGACGGCGCGGCGGGCAAGGGCGACGGCAACGGCACCATCGAGGCCGGTCTGTCGTACCCCCTGTCGACCGGATTCGACCCGATGATCACCTCGGGCGCGACCCCGTACGCCGCCAACATGCACATATTCGAGGGCCTCGTCGATCTCGATCCGGCCACACTCGTCGCCCGCCCCGCACTCGCCACCGAGATGCCGAAGAAGATCAACGCCACCACCTACCGGGCCACCCTCCGCGACGGTGCGACCTTCCACGACGGATCGCCGGTCACCGCCGACGACGTCGTGTTCAGCTTCGAACGCATCCTGGACGAGAAGAACGCCTCGCTGATGGCACAGTTCGTGCCCTTCGTCGACACGGTCACCGCCGTCGACAAGACGACGGTCGAGTTCAAGCTCACGTACGCCTTCGCGCTGTTCCCCTCCCGCATCGCCGTCGTCCGGATCGTGCCGAGGAAGATCGTCGAGGCGGACGTCAAGGGATTCGACGCCAAGCCGGTCGGCTCCGGGCCGTACAGGTTCGTCGAAGCCACCCGCGAGGACAAGATCGTCTTCGAGAAGTACGACAAGTACAACGGCCCGCACCCCGCCAAGGCCGAGAAGATGATCTGGCGGCTGATGTCCGACCAGTCCGCCCGCGTCAGCGCCATGGAGTCCGGCCGCGTCCAGGCCATCGAGGACGTCCCGTACATCGACGTGAAGCGGCTCTCCGCCACGACGCGGACCGAGTCCGTGCAGTCCTTCGGGCTCCTCTTCCTGATGTTCAACACCGCCGACAAGCGGTTCGCCGACAAGCGGGTCCGCCAGGCCCTGCACTACGCCCTGGACACCGAGAAGATCATCTCCACCGCGATGGTCGGCAACGCGGCGGCGGCCACCGGCTACGTCCCCGAGACCCACCCCGACTACCACGAGGCCGCCACCGTCTACACGCACGACGTCGCGAAGGCCAGGGAACTCCTCGCCGAGGCAGGCGTCGGGAAACTCTCCTTCACCGTCCTGACCACCGACACCGGCTGGGTCAAGGACATCGCCCCGCTGCTCAAGGAGAGCTGGGCGGCGGCCGGCATCGAGGTCACCCTCGACATCGCGCAGTCCCCGGCCCAGTGGGCCAAGGTCGACAAGGGCGACTTCGAGGTCATCGTCGCCCCCGGCGACCCCTCCGTCTTCGGCAACGACGTGGACCTCCTGATGCGCTGGTTCTACTACGGCTTCTGGCCGGAGAAGCGCTACGGCTGGGCGGGGTCCGCCGGGTACAAGCAGGTCAGGCAGACCCTCGACAAGGCGGCACGGGCCGCCGACGAGCCGACGCGCAAGAAGCTGTGGGGCGAGGTCACCGACCTGGTGGCCGAGGAGGCCGCGCTCTACCCGATCCTCCACCGCAAGCTGCCCACCGCCTGGAACGAGAAGGCCCTGCCCGGCTTCAAGCCGCTGCCCACCACGGGCCTGTCCTTCGTGGACGTCGGCCGCGCCTGA
- a CDS encoding ABC transporter ATP-binding protein, protein MIRLDGVHVRHKARSGGVFRRDSVHALTDATLEVGRGEILGLVGESGCGKSTLARVLTGLQKPTEGEVRFHGRDLWEMSAAQRRDEFGSAVGVVFQDPSTALNPRLTVRRILRDPLDVHGRGTRASREARVEELLDLVGLPGHTLEALPGQLSGGQRQRVAIARALCLEPELIVADEPTSALDVSVRAQVLNLLVDLRERLGLGMVFISHDIQTVRYLADRIAVLYLGRIVEEGRAADVAGAPVHPYTEALLSATPSLLETTERIVLTGPVPSATNPPAGCPFRTRCWKADDTCATAFPAATHGPGEHRWHCVHPRTPLPHLPSARSTA, encoded by the coding sequence GTGATCAGGCTCGACGGCGTTCACGTACGCCACAAGGCACGCAGCGGAGGCGTCTTCCGGCGCGATTCCGTGCACGCGCTCACCGACGCCACCCTGGAGGTCGGGCGCGGCGAGATCCTCGGCCTCGTGGGGGAGTCGGGCTGCGGAAAGTCCACGCTCGCCCGGGTCCTGACGGGCCTGCAGAAACCCACCGAGGGCGAGGTCCGCTTCCACGGCCGCGACCTCTGGGAGATGTCGGCGGCCCAGCGCCGCGACGAGTTCGGCTCCGCCGTCGGCGTCGTCTTCCAGGACCCGTCCACCGCCCTCAACCCACGGCTCACCGTCCGCCGCATCCTCCGGGACCCGCTGGACGTGCACGGACGCGGCACCCGGGCCTCGCGCGAGGCCAGGGTGGAGGAGCTCCTCGACCTGGTCGGACTGCCCGGCCACACCCTGGAGGCCCTGCCCGGACAGCTCTCCGGCGGCCAGCGCCAGCGCGTGGCCATCGCCCGCGCGCTGTGCCTCGAACCGGAACTCATCGTCGCCGACGAACCGACCTCCGCGCTCGACGTCTCCGTACGCGCCCAGGTCCTCAACCTCCTGGTGGACCTGCGCGAACGCCTCGGCCTCGGCATGGTGTTCATCTCCCACGACATCCAGACCGTCCGCTACCTCGCGGACCGCATCGCCGTCCTGTACCTCGGCCGCATCGTCGAGGAGGGACGCGCGGCCGACGTCGCCGGCGCCCCCGTGCACCCGTACACCGAGGCCCTGCTCTCGGCTACGCCCAGCCTGCTGGAGACCACCGAGCGGATCGTGCTCACCGGACCGGTGCCCTCGGCCACCAACCCGCCGGCCGGCTGCCCGTTCCGTACCCGCTGCTGGAAGGCCGACGACACCTGCGCGACGGCCTTCCCCGCCGCGACGCACGGCCCCGGCGAACACCGCTGGCACTGCGTCCACCCCCGGACCCCCCTTCCCCACCTGCCGTCCGCTAGGAGCACCGCATGA
- a CDS encoding dihydrodipicolinate synthase family protein — protein MTARTPRYTGVIPPVVTPLTEDGELDRPSLERVVGHLLDGGVSGLFALGSSGETAYLTPGQQDEVIKVVTAAAAGQVPVLVGAIETTTNRAIERARAAAGLGADAVVVTAPFYTRTHDSEIDRHFRDVAAAVDLPLLAYDVPVCVHSKLSPELLLPLAADGVLAGVKDSSGDDGSFRRLALGARELPHFSVLTGHELVVDAMMLAGADGSVPGLGNVDPHGYVRLHEAAVRGDWAAARSEQDRLVRLFDIVTAARPGTASATAAGLGAFKTALMLRSVITTNVMSPPMRRLDAEETASIAAHLDRAGLGGQAG, from the coding sequence ATGACCGCCCGCACCCCCCGCTACACGGGAGTGATCCCGCCCGTCGTCACGCCCCTCACCGAGGACGGCGAGCTCGACCGGCCGTCCCTGGAACGGGTCGTCGGCCATCTGCTCGACGGCGGCGTCAGCGGCCTGTTCGCCCTCGGCAGCTCGGGCGAGACCGCCTATCTGACGCCCGGACAGCAGGACGAGGTCATCAAGGTCGTCACCGCCGCCGCGGCCGGCCAGGTCCCCGTCCTCGTCGGAGCGATCGAGACCACCACCAACCGCGCGATCGAACGCGCCCGCGCCGCGGCCGGTCTCGGCGCCGACGCCGTCGTCGTCACCGCCCCCTTCTACACGCGCACGCACGACAGCGAGATCGACCGGCACTTCCGGGACGTGGCCGCAGCCGTCGACCTGCCGCTCCTCGCGTACGACGTACCGGTCTGCGTCCACAGCAAGCTCAGCCCGGAACTGCTGCTGCCGCTGGCCGCCGACGGAGTCCTGGCCGGCGTGAAGGACTCCAGCGGCGACGACGGTTCCTTCCGCCGCCTGGCCCTCGGTGCCCGGGAGCTCCCGCACTTCTCGGTGCTCACCGGACACGAACTGGTCGTCGACGCGATGATGCTCGCAGGCGCCGACGGCTCCGTCCCGGGCCTCGGCAACGTCGACCCGCACGGCTACGTCCGGCTGCACGAGGCGGCGGTACGCGGGGACTGGGCCGCGGCCCGTTCCGAACAGGACCGGCTCGTCCGGCTCTTCGACATCGTCACCGCGGCCCGCCCCGGCACCGCGTCCGCCACCGCTGCAGGGCTCGGCGCGTTCAAGACGGCCCTGATGTTGCGCTCCGTCATCACCACGAACGTGATGAGCCCGCCGATGCGCCGCCTGGACGCTGAGGAGACGGCGAGCATCGCCGCCCACCTCGACCGTGCGGGCCTGGGCGGGCAGGCCGGCTGA
- a CDS encoding ABC transporter permease, producing the protein MVAFLRLALRRVAMMPVMILGIALLVFVVLQFSPADPAFNALGESATPEARHAFAEANGLNDPLPVRYFDFLGQLLHFDLGMTVPPSQPVIDRITAAFPLTLQLTFLGLALAIVLAVTGGVLGAMYRDRWPDQLFRVLSMAGVAIPSFWLGVLLIQQFALNTRVFPTGGYTNPADSFSGWLTTMALPAVSLAVPVAASLARLVRTSMVAELDRDYVRTAQGNGLPVLLVIRSVLRNALVTPLTVLGVKVGYLLSGAVVIEAIFDLPGMGKLILEGVTGGDVALVQGTVLTIAIAFLVVNVVVDLLYLLVNPRIRTV; encoded by the coding sequence ATGGTTGCTTTTCTCCGGCTCGCGCTGCGCCGCGTCGCGATGATGCCGGTGATGATCCTCGGCATCGCGCTGCTGGTCTTCGTGGTGCTGCAGTTCTCGCCGGCCGACCCGGCCTTCAACGCGCTCGGGGAGAGCGCCACTCCCGAGGCCCGACACGCCTTCGCCGAGGCCAACGGGCTCAACGACCCGCTGCCCGTACGCTACTTCGACTTCCTGGGCCAGCTCCTCCACTTCGACCTCGGCATGACCGTCCCACCGAGCCAGCCCGTGATCGACCGGATCACCGCCGCCTTCCCGCTCACCCTCCAGCTCACCTTCCTCGGACTCGCCCTGGCGATCGTCCTCGCCGTCACCGGCGGAGTCCTGGGCGCGATGTACCGCGACCGCTGGCCCGACCAGCTGTTCCGGGTCCTCTCCATGGCCGGGGTCGCCATCCCGTCCTTCTGGCTCGGCGTCCTGCTCATCCAGCAGTTCGCGCTGAACACCCGCGTCTTCCCGACCGGCGGATACACCAACCCCGCCGACTCGTTCAGCGGCTGGCTCACCACCATGGCCCTGCCGGCCGTCTCGCTCGCGGTACCCGTCGCCGCCTCGCTCGCCCGTCTCGTACGGACCTCGATGGTTGCCGAACTGGACCGCGACTACGTCCGTACCGCACAGGGCAACGGCCTGCCCGTCCTCCTGGTGATCCGCTCGGTCCTGCGCAACGCGCTCGTCACCCCGCTCACCGTGCTCGGCGTCAAGGTCGGCTACCTGCTCAGCGGAGCCGTCGTCATCGAAGCGATCTTCGACCTGCCCGGCATGGGCAAACTCATCCTCGAAGGTGTCACCGGCGGCGACGTCGCCCTGGTCCAGGGCACCGTACTGACCATCGCCATCGCCTTCCTGGTGGTCAACGTCGTCGTCGACCTGCTCTATCTGCTGGTCAACCCCCGCATCAGGACGGTGTGA
- a CDS encoding rodlin translates to MIKKILASAAVAASVVGVSAAVAPSAMAIGNDGGTTSINGNGASQAFGNSATHGDWSPQFALIQGSLNKPCIGLPAKANVGSLIGAVPIAVQDINVLSSPQNQQCTENSTQAKGDEALSHILDDIPVLSGNGVGNN, encoded by the coding sequence ATGATCAAGAAGATTCTGGCCTCGGCAGCCGTCGCTGCTTCGGTCGTCGGTGTCTCCGCTGCGGTGGCCCCCTCGGCCATGGCGATCGGCAACGACGGCGGCACCACGTCGATCAACGGCAACGGCGCCTCGCAGGCGTTCGGCAACTCCGCCACGCACGGCGACTGGAGCCCGCAGTTCGCGCTCATCCAGGGTTCGCTGAACAAGCCCTGCATCGGCCTGCCGGCCAAGGCCAACGTCGGTTCCCTCATCGGCGCCGTGCCGATCGCGGTCCAGGACATCAACGTCCTGTCCTCGCCGCAGAACCAGCAGTGCACCGAGAACTCCACCCAGGCCAAGGGTGACGAGGCTCTGTCGCACATCCTCGACGACATCCCGGTTCTCTCCGGCAATGGCGTCGGCAACAACTGA
- a CDS encoding DUF5949 family protein, whose translation MTTPQTATGTFTQAQLGTQILIGWSGRHPEGDHDVAFLLTYSLGDGQDGPEAGEAAMRTALERSGLTVGGGLTRASETPGLPVKLLVQAGQAVLTMPHFKAQYQVPPEWLAAAEAQGEVYGMFATRPWPEGVPGQPVSEELLRSFAADEEVVKTSAICLLPVRSLG comes from the coding sequence ATGACCACACCCCAGACCGCCACCGGCACGTTCACACAAGCCCAGTTGGGCACCCAGATCCTGATCGGCTGGAGCGGCCGGCACCCCGAGGGCGACCACGACGTCGCCTTCCTGCTCACCTACTCGCTCGGCGACGGGCAGGACGGCCCGGAGGCCGGCGAAGCCGCCATGCGCACCGCGCTGGAGCGCAGCGGCCTGACGGTCGGCGGCGGTCTCACCAGGGCGTCCGAGACACCGGGCCTCCCGGTGAAGCTCCTCGTGCAGGCCGGCCAGGCCGTCCTGACGATGCCCCACTTCAAGGCGCAGTACCAGGTACCCCCGGAGTGGCTGGCCGCGGCGGAGGCCCAGGGCGAGGTCTACGGAATGTTCGCCACCCGCCCGTGGCCGGAGGGCGTACCGGGGCAGCCGGTGAGCGAGGAACTGCTGCGTTCGTTCGCGGCGGACGAGGAGGTCGTCAAGACGTCCGCGATCTGCCTCCTGCCGGTACGCAGCCTGGGCTGA